The proteins below come from a single Drosophila suzukii chromosome X, CBGP_Dsuzu_IsoJpt1.0, whole genome shotgun sequence genomic window:
- the LOC108006276 gene encoding probable peptidoglycan muropeptide transporter SLC46 yields MSPKDGSLGDAKFAKYTVNHEPPPPPPATTMTTQSTGVDKTMAKEKDNGTTTPPVKRSWREKIRLVANNVTVEPILAAYIMPSVLSNLATQNLNLEKACRVNMAYGDEVCDALTRRQTANYTLEEETVQQMVARMAAWKTVIQSLFPCLLILFWGSWSDRHRRRKPCILIPVVGEFLGVVGLMLCVYFEKAPMEAAALTEAIFPSLSGGWFTMLMGVFSYIADITTEEDRTLRIGILNVCFSVGVPIGMAFSGVLLKQIGFYGVFSISAAFYVIAFVYGFFFLEEPVARPEKTAGEQKSLLADFFDRDHVVQTFRVAFKKGENQRRKRVILLMIVVMVIIGPLHGEMAVTYLFTRFRFNWSEVEFSFFSTYAMFTGLIGVIFCVGVLSHKLNIDDALVGVLSSTSKILSSFVYAFATLPWHMYLGGLVEIFNGTAFIAMRSIATKLVSKDELGKVNSLFGVAEALMPMVFAPMYTTLYAASLRVLPGAFFLLGGGLTLFSVFIFLWMYRFQVRQRRKLASSDAENASVKDPNGNINAIEALVLASEGKGQMNGIIANVIHESLEHADPPTNTSNAVTSRPHEPRGIENQGFVQEEVKVTDC; encoded by the exons ATGTCACCCAAGGACGGCAGCCTGGGCGATGCCAAGTTCGCCAAATACACGGTGAACCATGAGCCACCGCCACCTCCTCCGGCGACCACGATGACGACACAGTCCACCGGTGTGGACAAAACGATGGCCAAGGAAAAGGACAATGGCACAACGACCCCGCCCGTGAAACGCTCCTGGCGGGAGAAGATCCGCCTGGTGGCCAACAACGTCACCGTGGAACCCATCCTGGCCGCCTACATCATGCCCAGCGTGCTCTCCAACCTGGCCACCCAGAACCTTAACCTGGAGAAGGCCTGCCGGGTGAACATGGCCTACGGGGACGAGGTCTGCGATGCCCTCACCCGCCGCCAAACAGCCAACTACACACT GGAGGAGGAGACGGTTCAGCAGATGGTGGCGCGGATGGCTGCCTGGAAGACGGTGATCCAGTCCCTGTTCCCCTGCCTGCTGATCCTGTTCTGGGGATCCTGGAGCGACCGTCACCGCCGGCGGAAGCCCTGCATCCTCATCCCGGTGGTGGGCGAGTTCCTCGGCGTGGTGGGTCTCATGCTGTGCGTCTACTTCGAGAAGGCGCCCATGGAGGCGGCCGCCCTCACGGAGGCCATCTTCCCCTCCCTAAGCGGTGGATGGTTCACCATGCTGATGGGGGTCTTCAGCTACATAGCGGACATCACCACGGAGGAGGACCGCACGCTGCGGATCGGGATCCTCAATGTCTGCTTCTCGGTGGGCGTGCCCATCGGAATGGCCTTCAGCGGAGTCCTGCTCAA GCAAATTGGATTCTATGGCGTATTTTCTATATCGGCCGCCTTCTACGTGATAGCCTTCGTCTACGGGTTCTTCTTTTTGGAGGAGCCGGTGGCCCGGCCGGAGAAGACTGCCGGGGAGCAGAAGAGCCTGCTGGCGGACTTCTTTGACAGGGATCACGTGGTCCAGACCTTCCGAGTGGCCTTCAAGAAGGGCGAGAACCAGCGCCGCAAACGTGTCATCCTGCTGATGATCGTGGTGATGGTGATCATTGGTCCGCTGCACGGTGAGATGGCGGTTACATATTTGTTCACGCGATTCCGCTTCAATTGGTCTGAGGTGGAGTTCAGCTTCTTCTCGACCTATGCCATGTTCACGGGTCTCATCGGCGTGATCTTTTGCGTGGGCGTGCTGTCGCACAAGCTGAACATCGATGATGCCCTGGTGGGTGTTTTGTCCAGCACCTCGAAGATTCTGTCATCCTTCGTCTATGCCTTTGCCACACTACCATGGCATATGTACCTAGGTGGACTGGTGGAGATCTTCAATGGAACAGCCTTTATTGCGATGAGGTCTATAGCCACCAAGCTGGTGTCCAAGGATGAACTGGGCAAGGTGAACTCGCTATTTGGCGTGGCAGAGGCCTTGATGCCCATGGTCTTTGCCCCCATGTACACCACTCTATATGCGGCCAGCCTGAGGGTACTGCCAGGAGCCTTCTTTCTCCTCGGCGGCGGTCTAACCCTGTTTTCTGTGTTCATATTCCT ATGGATGTACCGCTTCCAGGTTCGCCAGCGCCGGAAATTGGCCTCTTCGGATGCGGAAAACGCCTCCGTCAAGGATCCCAATGGCAATATCAATGCCATCGAAGCTTTGGTTTTGGCCAGCGAGGGCAAGGGCCAGATGAACGGCATCATCGCCAATGTGATACACGAATCCCTGGAGCATGCCGATCCACCCACTAACACTAGCAACGCGGTGACCTCGCGACCCCACGAACCACGGGGCATCGAGAACCAAGGATTCGTCCAGGAGGAGGTCAAGGTCACGGATTGTTAG